The genome window ATTCATTTTGATGAAAATGTATCAATTTTTTTTAATTTAGTTTCGCAACGGTCTCAATATACTTTCGCTCTGATAGATTGGCTTGGATTTACCAAATAATGCCTCATTTCTACTCATCGGAGTATAAAAAAAGAAGTTTTTTGTTATAAAACGTGGAACCTTTTTATTCTATTATTCAAATGGTTTTTTCAAAAAGTAATTTTTAACCCGTCATAAGCGAGATGAACATTGGGAGGGAGTTGTGTGGATATTTCTTTATCTGTTCCTAATTTATGACTTATATGGGTGAGATAGGTTTTCTCGGGATTTATTTCTTGAGATAGTGCTATTGCCTCGTCTAATGTAAAATGGGATATGTGTGGTTCTTTTTGGAGAGCGCTGAGTATCAGAGTTTTTGTGCCTTTTATTTTTTCTTTTTCGGCGTCTGCAATAAAATTGACATCGGTTATATACGTGAGGTCTTTGATTCTAAATCCTAATACGTCTAATTTGTGGTGCTTCACCTGTATGGGTGAAAATAAGATATTGTGAACGTAAAAGGGTTCGGAATCTATGATATGGGTTTCTATGCTTGGGATTCCAGGGTATTTTTTTTTTTGAAATATATAAGCGAACTCGCGTTTTATTTGTTTGAGAACGTTTTTTCGCAAAAAGACGGGCATTTTTTTGTGGGTGATGTGGTTAAAACTTCTGATATCATCTAATCCTGCGGTATGGTCTTTATGCTCGTGGGTAAAGATTACGGCATCTAAGGTTGTAATGTTTTCTCTGAGTATTTGTTGTCGGAAGTCGGGACCTGTATCTATGACCACATTCGTTTGGTTGTCTTCTATACAAACGGAGGTTCGGAGGCGTGTATCGTGTGGGTCTTTTGATAGACACACTTCGCATTTACAGCATATAACAGGAACCCCCTGGGATGTTCCCGTTCCAAGAAAGGTGAGTGTCAATGTTTTTTATTTTTTAATGTGAATAAAATTTTTTACTGATATAATTATTGTGTGAGAAGGTATGCAATAAACGGGAAAAATGTTATGATTCTGTGGCTTTTGTAATGGCATCGTCTTCTCGGTTCCAGTAATAATCCGAGAAATCTGTATCTTTGCTGAATCCCATTTTTGTGTAGAGTTCTTGTGCTTTTTGGTTCGTATTCTGTGTTTGTAGAAATAATCCTTTTGCATTTGTTTTGTGTGCCAATACTTTGCATCTTTCTATTAATTTTTTGGCTATACCTTTGCCTCTCATGGTTTCATCTACATACAAATCGTTTAATAACCAGAGACGTTTCATTCCTACAGATGTAAAAATGGGGTATAATTGCACAAACCCTGCTATTTTTTTTTCTATGGAGGCTATAAAGATCTCGCTTTCTTTTTTTTTCATTCTTTCTTTCAAAAAAAGATATGCAGAATCTACATCCGATTTCTGCCCATAGAATATTCTATATGTATCAAAAAGAAGAGCGAGTTCTGGTAGGTTTTGTGGTTTTGGGTGGTGAATTTGTATCATTGTAAAAATAAATAGATAAGGACTACGTTATAAAAATATACTCTTGTAATTATTCAGTTTTAAAAACAATATCATCTTTTGTGGAATGTAAAAACTCATATTCCGATAACAAGTAATCTGAGGAAAAAACGGACTCTGTTGTTTATCAATATTGATGATAGTATGTTGCTTCTGCAATTCTTCTATGAGTCGAGTTCCTACAAACCCCGAACCTCCGATGATGGTTATGTGCATTTTTTGATGGGTAAATATTTAAATATTCTTTTGCGGAGATTTCAAATTTGTATAGTCTTTTTCAAATTGTGATAGGATTCTTTTGTTTATTTGTCTTCTTTCTTTATCAAAGAACCATCCCCATTTATTGAAATATTTAATGATATTCAAAGTATGAATCCAAAACATTTTCATGCTTTTTTTAGAGGCTTTTTCATGTCTATGAAAAATAGAAGTGTGTGGATAAAAAATGGTCTTATAATGTGCATGAATACGCCTTGTTAAATCAATATCTTCTGCATACATAAAAAAACGTTCATCAAACATCCCCACATCTTGAAACGCTTTTGTTCGCATAAATATAAAACAGCCTGAAAGAAAAGGTACTTCCATAATGGTATTGTAGCCAAAATCCTGAAGATCAAATCTTTTGCGGTGTTCTTTAAAAAAGCGTTTTGGAACAAACATTCTCAAAATCAGATCTATAGGTGTGGGAAGTAGTTTACAGAGATATTGAATTTCTCCGTTTGGATACAATACCTGGGGCATAATGTGTCCAATTTCTTGATTTTTTTCCATAAAATCGTGTAATTTTTCTAATACGCCAGATTCAAAATACACATCTGGATTTAACACTATATGATATTTACTTTCTTCTACGCTTTTGATAATAGCTTTATTATGAGCTGCTCCATATCCTATATTTTTGTTATTAAAAATATATTCTATTTTTTCACTATCGGCTAAGATTTTAAGTTCATCGGTTGGAGAGTTATCTACCAAATACAGTTTTATTGGTAATACAGTATTCAGGAAACTCTTTATAGCTCTTTGTACCTCTTCTTTTTCTGATTTATACAATACTATAGAACATGTTATAGAGTATTTTTTTTGGGACATTCTAATATTTTTTTATAGAGTTTGAGATAGTTTTCTCCCATTTTTTCAACGGTGTAATTTTCTATGTATTTTTTAAATGCTTTATCCGTTTTGTTTTTTCCATTTTCAATAGTTTTTTTTATTTGTTCAATCAAATCATCAATATCATCCAGTTTAAAAAATGATATTTCCTCCGGAGCGAACAATTCTTTATGAACATTTATATCAGATGCCACAACTGGAACTTTCCAAGAGACAGCTTCCAGTAATACAGAAGGCATGCCTTCAGAATAACTCGATAGAACATAGAGATCAAATAATTCAAAATAACTCATCTTATCCCTTTCATCAACATAACCTAAAAAAAAACATCTCTCACTCACTCCTTCATGTTCTGCCATGTTTTTTAAGGATGTAAGCTTTTCTCCATCACCTATGAGAATAAAATAAAAGTTTTGTAGTTTTTTAAGAGCGTAAATAATCTGATGAAACCCTTTTCTATCTGTTACTATTCCACAAGACCCGATAATTTTTATAGTTTTGTTGTTGTTTTTTAGCGATATTATTTTTTGATATGTGTCATGAGGATTAAAAAAATGTTCGGGTTTAGACTGGGATACCCCATTAAATACTATTTCTATTTTCGTTTTTTTAAGAAAGAACGATGATGAGTAGTATTTTTTCATTTCGTGATTTAAAACGATCATAACGTCTTTCGTCGCATTCACAAATCGCCAGAGAGGAGAAAAAATAGATGCCATTAATTGCCCATGTGTATTCTTCAGATCCATTTCATCAAAATTATGTATGGTAGTAATTTTTTCCCCTTTTAAAAAAAATCCGAAAAGAAATAAAAATATATCGGGGCGTAACATATGAGAATGCAAAACATCATAATCTCTTAGTTCCCAGAATGTTTTTATGCTCAATTTTTTGCATGGGCAGTCGAATTTTAATCGCACATCAAGAAGATCTTCTTTGGTATCCATATAATAAACAACCACATCATGTTTATGTAATAATAGATAATGAGCTACATCTCTAGCGATTCGAATAGGTCCCTTGGGAAGAAGGGATGGTATTATGATAGCAATTTTCATTGACTTAAAATATTTGAGTTATGTAATCTTTAATCATTTCATATTTAGAGAAAAATAATATAATTGGATATATCAATAAAACACCCCACCTTAAGAAATTAATTTTTCCAACAGATGTTCTGAAAAGGATAACTACTAATAAGGGCTCAAATATGCTGAAATAACTGGCAGCTCTGCCAGCTACTATTTGGAATGCATTAAACACA of Chitinophagaceae bacterium contains these proteins:
- a CDS encoding NAD-dependent epimerase/dehydratase family protein, whose product is MHITIIGGSGFVGTRLIEELQKQHTIINIDKQQSPFFPQITCYRNMSFYIPQKMILFLKLNNYKSIFL
- a CDS encoding glycosyltransferase family 2 protein, with amino-acid sequence MYKSEKEEVQRAIKSFLNTVLPIKLYLVDNSPTDELKILADSEKIEYIFNNKNIGYGAAHNKAIIKSVEESKYHIVLNPDVYFESGVLEKLHDFMEKNQEIGHIMPQVLYPNGEIQYLCKLLPTPIDLILRMFVPKRFFKEHRKRFDLQDFGYNTIMEVPFLSGCFIFMRTKAFQDVGMFDERFFMYAEDIDLTRRIHAHYKTIFYPHTSIFHRHEKASKKSMKMFWIHTLNIIKYFNKWGWFFDKERRQINKRILSQFEKDYTNLKSPQKNI
- a CDS encoding MBL fold metallo-hydrolase yields the protein MTLTFLGTGTSQGVPVICCKCEVCLSKDPHDTRLRTSVCIEDNQTNVVIDTGPDFRQQILRENITTLDAVIFTHEHKDHTAGLDDIRSFNHITHKKMPVFLRKNVLKQIKREFAYIFQKKKYPGIPSIETHIIDSEPFYVHNILFSPIQVKHHKLDVLGFRIKDLTYITDVNFIADAEKEKIKGTKTLILSALQKEPHISHFTLDEAIALSQEINPEKTYLTHISHKLGTDKEISTQLPPNVHLAYDGLKITF
- a CDS encoding GNAT family N-acetyltransferase, whose product is MIQIHHPKPQNLPELALLFDTYRIFYGQKSDVDSAYLFLKERMKKKESEIFIASIEKKIAGFVQLYPIFTSVGMKRLWLLNDLYVDETMRGKGIAKKLIERCKVLAHKTNAKGLFLQTQNTNQKAQELYTKMGFSKDTDFSDYYWNREDDAITKATES
- a CDS encoding glycosyltransferase family 4 protein, yielding MKIAIIIPSLLPKGPIRIARDVAHYLLLHKHDVVVYYMDTKEDLLDVRLKFDCPCKKLSIKTFWELRDYDVLHSHMLRPDIFLFLFGFFLKGEKITTIHNFDEMDLKNTHGQLMASIFSPLWRFVNATKDVMIVLNHEMKKYYSSSFFLKKTKIEIVFNGVSQSKPEHFFNPHDTYQKIISLKNNNKTIKIIGSCGIVTDRKGFHQIIYALKKLQNFYFILIGDGEKLTSLKNMAEHEGVSERCFFLGYVDERDKMSYFELFDLYVLSSYSEGMPSVLLEAVSWKVPVVASDINVHKELFAPEEISFFKLDDIDDLIEQIKKTIENGKNKTDKAFKKYIENYTVEKMGENYLKLYKKILECPKKNTL